A single region of the Acidobacteriota bacterium genome encodes:
- a CDS encoding protein phosphatase 2C domain-containing protein codes for MQTQIGTASFEIGYGSVIGRDHTAVSKNCQDAWHCAGNETVLVAVVCDGCGSGKHSEVGAKLGARFLTQEILNQSTAQDAEILSTLIVSTEFWHTVREATLKQLQAVASALGGSLAQVVSDYLLFTVVGVVVTPLKTVVFSLGDGVYTINGDVKTIGPFPDNMPPYLAYGLVNSSLATSNPDRLHFSIEAVRPTAEVQSVLIATDGLEEVLRSTTCKLPGKSDVVGSLSQFWEADHYFSNPDAIRRKLSLMNVESRRPDWENRRMLKEPGLLSDDTTLVVIRKKSE; via the coding sequence ATGCAAACCCAGATTGGAACGGCTTCATTTGAAATTGGATACGGTTCAGTGATTGGCCGGGACCACACCGCCGTCAGTAAAAATTGCCAGGATGCCTGGCACTGTGCCGGCAACGAAACAGTTCTCGTCGCCGTGGTCTGTGATGGCTGCGGCAGTGGGAAACACAGCGAAGTCGGGGCCAAACTCGGGGCGCGTTTCCTGACTCAGGAAATTCTGAACCAAAGCACCGCTCAGGATGCGGAAATCTTGAGCACCTTGATTGTTTCAACCGAATTTTGGCACACCGTTCGGGAAGCAACCTTAAAGCAGCTTCAAGCCGTGGCATCGGCCCTGGGCGGTTCACTGGCTCAAGTTGTGAGCGATTACTTGTTGTTTACCGTGGTCGGAGTCGTGGTGACTCCGCTCAAAACCGTGGTTTTTTCCCTTGGAGACGGAGTGTATACCATCAATGGCGATGTGAAGACCATCGGCCCGTTTCCTGACAATATGCCTCCGTACCTGGCCTATGGGCTGGTCAATTCGTCGCTGGCAACGTCAAACCCGGATCGGCTGCACTTCTCCATTGAAGCCGTCAGACCAACCGCTGAAGTTCAATCAGTGTTGATCGCAACCGATGGCCTCGAAGAGGTGCTTCGTTCCACCACCTGCAAATTGCCGGGAAAAAGTGATGTCGTTGGTTCACTGAGTCAGTTTTGGGAAGCCGACCACTACTTTTCAAACCCGGATGCCATCCGCCGCAAACTTTCGCTGATGAATGTTGAGAGCCGCCGTCCAGATTGGGAAAACCGGCGCATGCTCAAAGAACCCGGTTTGCTTTCAGATGACACAACGCTGGTGGTGATTCGGAAAAAGAGTGAGTAG
- a CDS encoding S8/S53 family peptidase produces MNQIVVFPHQSFWTNFYTTTINALPPNLFIGSSSIPLKRLYELIKQVLEQFAEMVLRQSALSLFRFNTIARDTPLSKYYRVLEGIGAIVFDDSVVDRFLLDRILRASIFDNILVPLISPIERGEVDPDDLVENQGWHLDQINISAARQKNLRGRNVLVGMLDTGIDVGHTEFQDKKIYFQRFNLNGEKVITNPHDASNHGTHVAGLIAGKTVGVAPDAELAVAAVLTEPTSSRRYSGSLVQILSGLSWLTTELFDPAFPETPGVDVINISFGMERQTLYFYQAIASCRAITGTLTIAAIGNTGRFGRNLCDVPGSYDLVMGVGGMKKNQNVMARSDWGKATGNDELQKPDLCAPGAGLISSIPGNRYQLMSGTSMASPIVCGTAALLLEQEPTLTYDATRLQAKLLALTSPFSDPDSVKRGGRGMLDLSNI; encoded by the coding sequence ATGAATCAGATCGTTGTTTTCCCACACCAATCGTTTTGGACGAATTTCTATACAACCACAATCAATGCTCTCCCCCCCAACTTGTTTATAGGAAGCAGTTCAATTCCCTTAAAGAGATTGTATGAGCTTATCAAACAAGTCCTTGAGCAATTTGCTGAAATGGTGCTTCGCCAGTCGGCCTTAAGTTTATTTCGGTTCAACACCATTGCCAGAGACACACCGCTTTCAAAGTACTACAGGGTGCTTGAAGGGATTGGGGCTATCGTTTTTGATGATTCGGTGGTAGATCGATTTTTGCTTGATCGAATTTTAAGGGCTTCGATTTTCGATAATATTCTGGTTCCATTAATTTCACCGATTGAACGAGGTGAAGTTGACCCTGATGATCTTGTCGAAAACCAGGGCTGGCATCTCGACCAAATCAATATCTCCGCTGCCCGGCAAAAAAACCTGCGAGGCCGGAATGTACTGGTTGGGATGCTCGACACAGGAATTGATGTGGGTCACACTGAATTTCAAGACAAAAAGATTTATTTTCAGAGGTTTAATCTCAATGGTGAAAAAGTGATCACAAACCCACACGATGCGAGCAATCATGGAACCCACGTTGCGGGATTAATTGCTGGCAAAACAGTTGGGGTTGCTCCAGATGCTGAACTGGCGGTAGCGGCAGTTCTCACCGAACCAACCTCCAGCAGGAGGTATTCTGGCTCACTCGTTCAGATCTTGAGTGGATTGAGCTGGTTAACCACAGAACTATTTGATCCAGCTTTTCCAGAAACTCCGGGCGTTGACGTGATCAATATTTCGTTTGGAATGGAACGTCAAACGCTCTATTTTTATCAGGCAATAGCCAGCTGCCGTGCAATCACTGGTACATTGACCATAGCGGCGATTGGGAATACTGGGCGATTTGGTCGCAACCTGTGTGATGTGCCAGGAAGCTATGATCTGGTAATGGGAGTTGGTGGAATGAAAAAGAATCAAAATGTCATGGCTCGTAGCGACTGGGGAAAAGCAACGGGAAATGATGAACTACAAAAGCCAGATTTGTGTGCACCAGGTGCTGGCCTTATTTCCAGTATTCCAGGAAATCGTTATCAACTTATGTCAGGAACTTCCATGGCCAGCCCAATTGTCTGTGGGACAGCAGCGCTTTTGTTAGAGCAGGAACCAACCTTGACATATGACGCCACGAGGTTGCAGGCAAAACTCCTAGCGCTGACCAGCCCATTTTCTGACCCGGATAGTGTGAAACGGGGCGGAAGAGGAATGTTGGATTTATCCAATATCTGA
- a CDS encoding amidohydrolase family protein has translation MKIPGVLCILFLLFSNGYLQSTQIFASQKPVKSKSSDLALVGAKIYPSPAEKPIEKGVIVIQNGKISAVGELGKVKLPPKINRLDCTGMTITAGFWNCHVHFTELKWEESQTLPAPQLTAQLQEMLTRYGFTSVFDTGSYWEITSALRHRIESGEVDGPRIFTTGEIIFPKNGVPPVEAVKASGGIARPMPAAETTEQAVQLAKQKLKAGTDGIKLYAQTFWNPNLKIPVDIIKAVTAEAHRQQKPVFVHPSNQYGLEAAIESGVDVLVHTTPQTSPWDAGIVARMKQAKMALVPTLTLWHVELEREGAPPEDQKGFQTKGVNQLRAYFQAGGQILFGTDVGYIPVYDTTEEFEQMERAGMRFPDILAALTTAPAGRFGKPNQTGKISVGTLADLVVLKADPATNVTALSQVKYTLRNGKIVFQSQDQK, from the coding sequence ATGAAAATTCCAGGCGTATTGTGCATTCTGTTTCTTTTGTTCAGTAATGGATATCTCCAATCTACTCAAATCTTTGCCAGCCAAAAGCCAGTCAAGTCGAAATCATCTGACCTGGCGCTGGTCGGCGCGAAAATTTATCCTTCACCGGCTGAAAAACCGATTGAAAAAGGCGTGATTGTCATCCAGAACGGCAAAATCAGTGCGGTCGGCGAACTCGGCAAAGTGAAGCTCCCACCCAAAATCAACCGGCTGGATTGCACCGGGATGACAATTACGGCTGGATTCTGGAATTGCCATGTCCATTTCACCGAACTGAAATGGGAAGAGTCTCAGACGCTGCCAGCACCCCAACTCACGGCGCAGCTTCAGGAAATGCTGACCAGATATGGGTTTACCAGTGTTTTTGACACCGGTTCCTATTGGGAAATCACGAGTGCACTTCGACACCGGATTGAATCTGGCGAAGTTGACGGCCCACGGATTTTCACCACCGGAGAAATTATTTTCCCCAAAAACGGAGTGCCTCCGGTTGAAGCCGTCAAAGCATCAGGCGGAATTGCGCGACCAATGCCAGCAGCCGAAACCACAGAGCAAGCCGTCCAACTGGCCAAACAGAAACTCAAGGCTGGAACGGATGGGATCAAGCTGTATGCCCAAACCTTCTGGAATCCAAATTTAAAGATCCCGGTTGACATCATCAAAGCCGTCACCGCCGAAGCCCATCGTCAGCAAAAGCCAGTGTTTGTCCATCCGTCAAACCAGTATGGACTCGAAGCCGCGATTGAAAGTGGAGTGGATGTCCTGGTCCACACCACGCCGCAAACCAGCCCGTGGGATGCTGGCATCGTTGCCAGAATGAAACAGGCGAAAATGGCATTGGTTCCGACCCTGACGCTCTGGCATGTTGAACTTGAACGCGAAGGCGCGCCGCCGGAAGACCAAAAAGGATTTCAAACCAAAGGCGTCAATCAGCTTCGAGCCTATTTCCAGGCTGGCGGTCAAATTCTGTTCGGGACTGACGTTGGATATATCCCGGTCTATGACACAACTGAAGAATTCGAGCAAATGGAGCGTGCCGGGATGCGCTTCCCAGATATTCTGGCTGCGTTAACCACGGCACCGGCTGGACGGTTTGGAAAGCCCAATCAAACCGGGAAAATTTCCGTTGGAACGCTGGCTGATCTGGTGGTCCTCAAAGCGGATCCAGCCACCAACGTTACTGCCCTTTCACAGGTCAAGTACACGCTGAGGAATGGGAAAATCGTGTTTCAATCGCAAGATCAGAAATAG
- a CDS encoding beta-lactamase family protein: MSKALNQLVCLVLAVCFSTSTALVHSTEAKQSQTYDFTRVDNLLQSSLPEIGGTGCALILIQDGKVIYRKAFGNFSENQVVPIASATKWLSGAVIMALVDEGKISLDDPAAKYLPNFTGDKANITIRQMFSHTSGLPGDSDCTRDRSGTLADCVDEIALVPMLAPAGSQFYYGSCSMHTAGRIAEIVTGKTWDEVFQEKIAGPLGMTRTDYEGLGRTDNPLIAGGARSSIDDYSRFLHMILNRGVFDGKRILSEAAVAEMLKDQTFGVPLVGTPYANYSNLDPNLPQTRYGVGHWLEVVDPATGAVVEHSSQGAFGCSPWIDYRRNLVAVFLTFSVLNRVMPTYLKLKDTIRSIILVSSTDLILPVVSEVITSKAKISRLKDPTIEIRWKSVDNISVVTHDIEYASDGTSFSTAVATGLSGEIQAYTWTIPSSLPRSKSARIKVSARDAAGNVGEGITRGVLIVK, from the coding sequence ATGTCTAAAGCCCTGAATCAACTGGTCTGTCTGGTGCTGGCAGTGTGTTTTTCGACTTCAACCGCTTTGGTTCACTCAACTGAAGCCAAACAATCCCAAACGTATGATTTCACTCGGGTTGATAACCTGTTGCAAAGCTCGCTTCCTGAAATCGGAGGCACTGGCTGTGCGCTCATTCTGATCCAGGATGGGAAAGTGATTTACCGGAAAGCGTTTGGAAATTTTTCTGAAAATCAGGTTGTGCCAATTGCTTCCGCTACTAAATGGCTGTCAGGGGCCGTCATTATGGCGCTGGTGGATGAAGGCAAAATTTCACTTGATGACCCAGCCGCCAAATATCTTCCGAATTTCACGGGTGACAAAGCCAATATCACGATTCGACAAATGTTTTCGCATACCTCGGGACTTCCAGGAGATTCCGATTGTACTCGCGACCGGAGCGGAACCCTGGCGGACTGCGTTGATGAAATTGCCTTGGTGCCGATGCTCGCCCCCGCTGGTTCACAATTTTATTATGGAAGCTGCTCAATGCACACGGCTGGAAGGATTGCCGAAATTGTGACTGGAAAAACCTGGGATGAGGTCTTTCAGGAAAAAATTGCTGGCCCGCTTGGAATGACTCGCACCGATTACGAAGGATTGGGCCGAACCGATAACCCGCTGATTGCCGGCGGCGCCCGCTCCTCAATTGATGATTACAGTCGCTTCCTGCACATGATTTTGAACCGTGGAGTGTTTGACGGGAAACGGATTCTCTCTGAAGCTGCCGTTGCCGAAATGCTCAAGGACCAAACCTTTGGCGTGCCGCTGGTTGGAACGCCGTATGCGAATTATTCAAACCTGGATCCCAACCTTCCCCAAACTCGCTATGGTGTTGGTCACTGGCTGGAAGTGGTTGATCCAGCAACGGGTGCGGTGGTCGAACACAGTTCGCAGGGCGCCTTTGGATGCAGCCCATGGATTGACTACCGGCGCAATCTGGTAGCCGTATTCCTGACGTTCAGTGTGCTCAACCGGGTCATGCCAACCTATCTCAAACTCAAGGACACCATTCGATCAATTATTCTGGTTTCGTCAACTGATTTGATCCTGCCCGTGGTTTCTGAAGTCATCACGTCAAAGGCCAAGATTTCCAGACTCAAAGACCCAACCATTGAAATTCGCTGGAAATCCGTAGACAACATCAGCGTGGTAACCCACGACATTGAATATGCTTCGGATGGAACGTCGTTTTCGACTGCCGTAGCAACAGGCTTATCTGGCGAAATACAAGCCTACACCTGGACGATTCCATCCAGTTTGCCGCGCTCCAAATCTGCCCGAATCAAAGTTTCTGCCCGTGACGCGGCTGGAAATGTTGGCGAAGGCATTACCCGTGGGGTTTTAATTGTGAAGTGA
- a CDS encoding sigma-70 family RNA polymerase sigma factor: MAPQFPTDLTQLLIDWSNGSEEAKQKLIPIVYDELRGLASHYMQKNRRGNTLQTTALVHEAYLKLIDYQQVQWQNRTHFFALASRIMRHILVDHFRASDAAKRGGKDMKVSLDEALMVSAESGAEILALHGALERLEILSPQQSQIVEFRFFGGLTIEETAEMMGLSPSTIKREWSMARAWLLRELSRS, encoded by the coding sequence ATGGCCCCACAATTTCCGACCGACTTAACCCAGCTTTTGATTGATTGGAGCAATGGGAGTGAAGAGGCCAAACAAAAACTCATTCCTATCGTGTATGATGAACTGCGCGGCCTGGCCAGTCATTACATGCAAAAAAACCGCCGAGGGAATACGCTCCAAACCACAGCCCTGGTGCATGAAGCCTATCTGAAACTCATTGACTATCAGCAAGTTCAGTGGCAAAACCGAACTCATTTTTTTGCGCTGGCATCTCGCATCATGCGCCATATCCTGGTGGATCATTTCCGCGCCAGTGATGCCGCCAAACGTGGGGGCAAGGATATGAAAGTTTCGCTTGACGAGGCACTGATGGTCTCAGCCGAATCTGGGGCTGAGATTCTGGCCTTGCACGGGGCCCTTGAACGGCTGGAAATACTGTCACCACAACAAAGCCAGATTGTCGAGTTCCGCTTCTTTGGTGGGTTGACGATTGAGGAAACCGCCGAAATGATGGGCCTTTCACCGAGCACCATCAAACGGGAATGGAGCATGGCACGTGCCTGGTTGCTGAGGGAATTATCACGGAGTTGA
- a CDS encoding transglycosylase SLT domain-containing protein — protein MKFLIPFFVCVFLVTAGLAAKFRRIPATSTRLDVIAQNNKRNQNLNQAEEIKLPESIPAPVAAPVFETQEVLPAGQFKKYQELSPAQQEEFIEQQARRVTRMIGNREAVFDRDVVRCIKHYVDGYTRRMNSRSDRLWGEDLNRLFERAATRYAPGICSAFLAENVPPVVGLYLAMIESEYHECLTSPVGAQGMFQFMPDTARGYGLDPGQRCNWPIAARASARYMRDRMNEFGTDSTSVALAIAGYNRSPNSVFRDLEKTLKDRRSERSFWSLLANSSQLDHYFQNENSRYVPKFFAAAIIGETPWAFGLSINPLSTYRGN, from the coding sequence ATGAAGTTCCTGATTCCATTTTTCGTATGCGTTTTTCTGGTAACTGCCGGACTGGCGGCAAAATTCAGAAGAATTCCAGCAACTTCAACCCGTCTGGACGTGATTGCTCAAAACAACAAACGCAATCAGAATTTAAATCAAGCTGAGGAAATTAAATTACCAGAATCAATTCCGGCTCCAGTTGCGGCTCCAGTTTTTGAGACGCAGGAGGTGTTGCCAGCCGGGCAATTCAAGAAATATCAGGAACTTTCACCTGCCCAGCAGGAGGAGTTTATTGAGCAACAGGCCCGACGCGTGACCCGAATGATCGGCAACCGGGAAGCCGTGTTTGACCGCGATGTCGTTCGTTGCATTAAACACTATGTTGATGGCTATACTCGGCGGATGAACAGTCGGTCTGATCGGCTGTGGGGCGAGGATCTCAACCGGCTTTTTGAACGGGCGGCTACCCGATATGCCCCAGGGATTTGCAGTGCGTTTCTGGCCGAAAACGTGCCTCCCGTGGTTGGGTTGTACCTGGCCATGATTGAAAGTGAATACCACGAATGCCTGACCAGTCCGGTTGGCGCCCAGGGAATGTTTCAGTTTATGCCGGATACCGCGCGGGGATATGGACTTGATCCGGGTCAGCGATGTAACTGGCCAATCGCGGCACGGGCTTCGGCACGGTATATGCGCGACCGGATGAATGAATTTGGCACGGATTCCACCAGTGTGGCGCTCGCCATTGCCGGATACAATCGCAGTCCAAACTCAGTGTTTCGCGACCTTGAAAAAACCTTGAAGGATCGGCGATCAGAGCGCAGTTTCTGGTCACTGCTGGCCAATTCGTCACAACTCGATCATTACTTTCAGAATGAAAATTCCCGCTATGTACCTAAATTTTTTGCGGCGGCCATCATTGGGGAAACCCCCTGGGCCTTTGGATTGTCAATAAACCCGCTGTCTACCTATCGCGGGAACTAA
- a CDS encoding protein kinase, which produces MNREHYQKLNQIFQAALEYPPNQRAVYVNETCCDSSLRVEVEELLAMHEQADAFIDKPVFEAGLKVVADETAATQPAEQLVGKQFGAYRLVREIGEGGMGSVYKAVRADDQFRKEVALKILKRGIDTSTVIQRFRNERQILASLQHPNIAQLLDGGMSDDGRPYFVLEYVEGKPIDIYCDDHKLSISERLKLFCKVMSAVQFAHQNLVVHRDLKPGNILITDDGEPKLVDFGIAKVVKADVPAGRVHLTEADLTRTGFTPMTPTCASPEQVKGEAITTATDVYLLGVVLYELLTGHRPLYFKSGRLDEVVQVICHQEPVRPSLVAIQSGNESAHKADSLPGQTPEAVSATRESSPEKLRRRLTGDLDTIVLKALRKEAHRRYNSVEQFAEDIHRHLNGLPVSARNDTLGYRAEKFVRRNRLGVAAAILITLSLIGGMLTTTWQARVARLERLRAEVAQAKAERREREVRKLANSALFDLHDKIETLPGSTPVREYLVKQGLEYLDVLEQEGTTDPTRLRELALGYQKLGDVQGRPDGANLGNTPGALESYRKSVAMFEKVASTNPENPIAQVELSMGYERLGSILRRSGKLDEALDQYSKTQAIRNTLGTKYPANLEYKKLLGDGYSRIADLLIQEMGDYQGALEAFQKMLPLREAVIQATPNDGAAHRSLAASYQRYGTALWYFGDFLQEQAEDTQTAQKIFQKARDAQLKALSIIEFAQPMLPPHTIRVTLMSFYCTAGIALMKVADDSTALLYFTKALTICQEVSPIDPQNAEGKFQLAYIYFLLCEALHHKNELDSAFKYASRAQSLFEFLQHQDPANMVVGKELGRVYIYLGKHLAQLGQVRQSIEYYQKASSLLKQINRTNPSNQASQIQFVTALNHLTNILETSGQAEKAYQETAKIITNNQERLEQNTSSAAELNALSLILVTCTPASIRRPTQALSLAKQAVEKTRERNITNLHTLALVYYLQGERERSQYYLDKILSFLPLSESDKKTSKLMNATACFAHFQDGSFNSLVGKKQKVHQPEKP; this is translated from the coding sequence ATGAATCGTGAGCATTACCAAAAACTGAACCAGATCTTTCAAGCTGCCCTTGAGTATCCCCCGAATCAGCGTGCCGTCTATGTGAATGAAACGTGTTGTGATAGTTCGCTTCGGGTTGAAGTCGAAGAACTGCTGGCCATGCACGAGCAGGCGGATGCGTTTATTGATAAACCAGTTTTTGAAGCTGGGCTCAAAGTCGTTGCCGATGAAACCGCCGCTACTCAACCTGCTGAGCAACTGGTGGGAAAGCAGTTTGGCGCCTACCGTCTGGTTCGTGAAATCGGCGAGGGGGGGATGGGCTCGGTGTATAAAGCTGTCCGGGCTGACGACCAATTTCGCAAAGAGGTTGCCCTCAAAATTTTAAAGCGGGGGATTGATACAAGCACGGTTATTCAACGATTTCGTAATGAACGGCAAATATTGGCCAGCTTGCAACACCCCAATATTGCCCAACTCCTTGACGGCGGCATGTCAGATGATGGGCGACCCTATTTTGTACTGGAATATGTTGAAGGAAAACCAATTGATATTTATTGCGATGACCACAAACTTTCTATCTCGGAACGACTGAAGTTGTTCTGTAAAGTCATGTCAGCCGTTCAATTTGCCCATCAAAACCTGGTCGTCCACCGTGACCTCAAGCCGGGAAATATCCTGATAACGGATGATGGTGAGCCTAAACTGGTGGATTTCGGCATCGCCAAAGTTGTCAAAGCCGATGTGCCAGCCGGGAGAGTTCATCTCACCGAAGCCGATCTTACCCGAACTGGATTCACCCCGATGACGCCGACTTGTGCGAGCCCAGAACAGGTCAAGGGTGAAGCTATCACCACCGCCACCGATGTCTATTTACTTGGAGTTGTTTTGTATGAATTACTGACTGGCCACCGCCCTCTTTATTTCAAATCTGGTCGTCTGGATGAAGTGGTTCAGGTTATTTGTCATCAAGAGCCTGTTCGACCAAGTCTGGTAGCGATACAATCTGGTAATGAATCCGCTCACAAGGCGGACTCTCTGCCTGGTCAGACTCCTGAAGCGGTCAGCGCGACCCGTGAAAGTTCACCTGAAAAACTTCGGCGGCGACTGACAGGTGATCTTGACACGATTGTTTTGAAGGCGCTACGCAAGGAAGCACACCGCCGATACAACTCAGTCGAGCAATTTGCGGAAGATATTCACCGCCATTTGAATGGGCTTCCGGTCAGTGCCCGCAATGATACCCTGGGGTATCGGGCCGAAAAATTCGTCCGCCGCAATCGCCTTGGCGTGGCCGCTGCGATACTGATCACCCTATCTCTGATTGGAGGCATGCTCACTACAACCTGGCAGGCCAGGGTTGCTCGGTTGGAACGCCTGCGTGCCGAAGTTGCCCAGGCCAAAGCCGAACGTCGCGAACGGGAAGTCCGAAAACTGGCCAACTCCGCTTTGTTTGATCTCCACGACAAGATCGAAACCTTACCCGGCTCGACACCTGTCCGCGAGTATCTGGTCAAACAAGGACTTGAATACCTGGATGTGCTTGAACAAGAAGGGACAACTGATCCCACCCGGCTCCGTGAATTAGCTCTTGGGTATCAGAAATTAGGCGATGTGCAAGGCCGACCGGACGGAGCCAATCTAGGCAACACACCCGGTGCCCTTGAAAGCTATCGTAAGTCAGTGGCGATGTTTGAAAAAGTAGCCTCAACAAATCCAGAGAACCCCATAGCTCAGGTTGAGTTGAGTATGGGGTATGAGCGCCTTGGATCAATTCTCCGGCGGAGCGGCAAGCTTGATGAAGCCCTTGATCAGTACTCTAAAACCCAGGCCATCAGAAATACCTTGGGAACAAAATATCCAGCCAACCTTGAGTATAAAAAACTTCTGGGCGATGGGTATAGCCGAATTGCTGATCTTCTCATCCAGGAAATGGGTGATTACCAGGGGGCGTTGGAAGCATTCCAAAAAATGTTGCCCTTGCGTGAAGCCGTTATCCAGGCGACTCCAAATGATGGAGCCGCTCACCGAAGTCTCGCGGCCAGTTATCAAAGATATGGGACCGCCCTATGGTATTTTGGTGATTTTTTACAAGAACAAGCTGAAGATACCCAAACCGCCCAAAAAATATTTCAGAAAGCACGTGATGCACAACTCAAGGCTTTATCAATTATTGAATTTGCTCAACCCATGCTCCCTCCCCACACCATTCGTGTCACGCTGATGAGTTTTTATTGCACGGCTGGGATTGCTTTGATGAAAGTTGCTGATGACTCGACCGCGTTACTGTATTTCACTAAGGCATTAACGATCTGCCAGGAGGTTTCTCCAATTGATCCACAAAATGCTGAAGGAAAGTTCCAACTCGCCTATATTTACTTTCTTCTTTGTGAAGCATTACATCATAAAAACGAGCTTGATTCAGCGTTCAAGTATGCCTCTCGGGCCCAATCACTTTTTGAATTTCTGCAACACCAGGATCCTGCAAATATGGTTGTTGGAAAGGAATTAGGACGGGTCTATATCTATCTTGGAAAACACCTGGCTCAACTTGGTCAGGTTCGACAATCTATTGAATACTATCAAAAAGCAAGTAGCCTCCTCAAACAGATTAATCGTACAAATCCTTCAAATCAGGCAAGTCAGATTCAATTTGTAACAGCATTGAACCATTTGACAAACATATTAGAAACAAGCGGGCAGGCGGAAAAAGCGTACCAGGAGACAGCCAAAATCATCACGAATAACCAGGAACGACTTGAACAAAATACCTCTTCTGCGGCTGAATTGAACGCCCTAAGTTTGATTCTGGTCACTTGTACTCCCGCTTCTATTCGTAGACCCACGCAAGCTCTTTCTCTGGCGAAACAGGCAGTTGAAAAAACCCGAGAACGCAATATCACCAATCTTCACACCCTGGCCCTGGTTTATTATTTACAAGGTGAACGGGAACGAAGTCAGTACTACCTGGATAAAATTCTTTCCTTCTTGCCACTCTCAGAGAGCGACAAAAAAACTTCAAAACTTATGAATGCCACTGCCTGTTTTGCTCATTTTCAGGATGGATCCTTCAATTCTTTGGTTGGCAAAAAACAAAAAGTTCATCAGCCTGAAAAACCGTAA
- a CDS encoding penicillin-insensitive murein endopeptidase: protein MSLVNVPGSEKVSEAFKKKVIQIAAQLQTDPNFLMAIMSFETGGSFRPDQKNQAGSGATGLIQFMPKTAQRLGTSTEALAKMTAEAQLDFVAKYFAPFKGRMVTVEDAYMAVLFPKAVGKPNSFVLFIRNRLSYRMNKGLDLDGDGKITKAEAASKVAKLLKNTPEFVPAAPLEGITSPLHDKEALLTRGDSGPAVAELQAKLVRLGLLEKKAGSDGKFGPKTERAVMEFQQDHGLEPSGALTSETATSLESALATVASTNVTVVSTAVDTLLPASGTGYTHYLRGTNGRNQYGRATTIQAIQQLGIAWAAVHPEVPFQVGHISLKGGGHFPPHGSHRKGVDVDIRPFRKDHNLVAVTIHDAQYDHALTKAFVQLVRTRHPNIVIFFNDPKLVNKETRFVDGHDNHLHLRFPE from the coding sequence ATGTCTTTAGTCAATGTTCCTGGGAGTGAAAAGGTCAGTGAAGCGTTTAAAAAGAAAGTCATTCAAATTGCCGCTCAACTTCAGACTGATCCAAATTTTCTCATGGCCATCATGAGCTTTGAAACCGGCGGATCATTTCGGCCAGACCAAAAAAATCAGGCTGGAAGCGGAGCCACAGGGCTCATTCAGTTTATGCCAAAGACAGCACAGCGGTTGGGTACCTCGACTGAAGCCCTGGCCAAAATGACCGCCGAAGCCCAGCTTGACTTTGTCGCGAAATATTTTGCTCCGTTCAAAGGCCGAATGGTGACAGTTGAGGATGCCTACATGGCGGTGCTGTTTCCAAAAGCGGTGGGTAAACCAAACTCTTTTGTGCTGTTTATTCGAAACAGACTCAGCTACCGAATGAATAAAGGGCTGGACCTGGATGGTGACGGTAAGATCACCAAAGCGGAAGCGGCTTCCAAAGTTGCAAAATTGCTCAAGAACACACCCGAGTTTGTGCCGGCGGCGCCACTGGAAGGAATTACCAGCCCGCTCCACGATAAAGAAGCGTTGCTCACCCGAGGCGACTCGGGACCTGCGGTTGCCGAACTCCAGGCGAAACTGGTCCGACTGGGGCTGTTAGAGAAAAAAGCTGGAAGCGATGGAAAGTTCGGTCCAAAAACCGAACGCGCCGTGATGGAGTTCCAACAAGACCATGGTCTTGAACCCAGTGGAGCGCTGACTTCTGAAACTGCGACGTCGCTTGAATCCGCACTGGCAACGGTTGCATCCACGAATGTTACCGTCGTATCAACTGCGGTTGATACATTGTTGCCGGCTTCGGGAACCGGCTATACACATTACCTGCGCGGGACCAATGGAAGAAATCAATATGGCCGAGCGACGACGATTCAGGCAATCCAGCAACTGGGGATCGCATGGGCAGCCGTCCACCCGGAGGTTCCATTTCAGGTTGGCCATATCAGTTTGAAAGGCGGCGGCCATTTTCCACCGCACGGATCACACCGCAAAGGGGTGGATGTGGATATTCGTCCGTTTCGCAAAGACCATAACTTGGTGGCTGTAACCATCCACGATGCCCAATATGACCACGCACTGACCAAAGCCTTTGTCCAACTGGTCAGAACCCGGCATCCAAACATTGTTATCTTTTTTAATGACCCGAAGCTGGTCAATAAAGAAACCAGGTTTGTAGATGGTCACGACAACCATCTGCACCTGCGGTTTCCCGAGTAA